A DNA window from Acidobacteriota bacterium contains the following coding sequences:
- a CDS encoding TonB-dependent receptor has product MFTPSRRILALSLLLATWAALASPAGAAPPETTPSRPGVAQDEQAGALIEELSRALGMTPAEVEALELSPAEMQTLLAGFREETVVVGSRAEARSVTESAVPVDVLSATDLLRQGGGDLKQQLRTVIPSFNSNTQPIQGASTVVRPAMLRNLAPDHVLVLINGKRRHRSSVLEWHGGNGVAYGSQGPDISVIPAIALRQVEVLRDGAAAQYGSDAIAGVMNFQLKDARSGGSVELNTGIYGAGDGESAQFAGNVGLPVGGSGFANLSLEYGNRSPTDRAALRRDAIALVAAGNTHVRSEHPQVWGDPDIDDDLKLFGNFGHALPTGVQFYAHTNFARKTVTQGFFFRNPNTRLGVFSNDAGRTLLIGDVLAANGMGSANCPTVAVTNHVPDPAALQRVFDDPNCFSFQEMFPGGFTPQMGGTATDASLAGGVRGSTAGGFNWDLSGSVGLHGSNLFINNTVNGSLGPASPTSFDVGTNRQRELNLHFDTSVAVTDRINLAAGAEWRDEQFQTIEGNRAGWLVGPYARQRFMAGANGFFGYGPLQAGTWSRYNVAAYGDLEVTDPEGAWTLGGALRVEDFEDFGTTANGKVSGRFGFVRGSVSSGFRAPTPGQQNGFNISSWFDPTVGDLVNNAVIPSISAAAQLRGGLPLGPEQSINYTAGVVFDTGSFTLTADYFRIDVADRIGITSNFYLSDAEVADLVAGGFDAAESVRNFRFFTNAFATSSQGLDLVATFTPLALRGNTIISAAFNHTDTGVTDNAKGLLDDRRLAEYAYSLPRTRGNVGVTQRIGPANLLGRVSYYSGWYDYDSGHGEIFTPSGGLPQGFFAGSPIVDVELSFPIGQGTTLAIGGQNIFDTYSQVSAIAMSVGEQYSEYTPWGYSGSYYYVRVGYDWGG; this is encoded by the coding sequence TTGTTCACTCCCAGCCGTCGGATCCTGGCGCTCTCCCTGCTCTTGGCCACCTGGGCCGCCCTCGCCTCGCCCGCAGGCGCGGCGCCGCCGGAAACGACCCCTTCGAGGCCCGGCGTCGCACAGGACGAACAGGCGGGCGCGCTGATCGAGGAGCTGAGCCGGGCGCTCGGGATGACTCCCGCCGAGGTCGAGGCCCTGGAACTGTCACCCGCGGAGATGCAGACCCTGCTCGCCGGCTTCCGGGAAGAGACGGTCGTGGTTGGCTCCCGCGCCGAGGCCCGCAGCGTTACCGAGTCGGCGGTCCCGGTGGACGTCCTGTCCGCCACGGATCTCCTCAGACAGGGTGGGGGCGACCTGAAGCAGCAGCTCCGCACGGTCATCCCATCGTTCAATAGCAACACGCAGCCCATCCAGGGCGCCTCGACGGTGGTCCGTCCCGCCATGCTCCGCAACCTGGCCCCGGACCACGTGCTGGTCCTGATCAATGGCAAGCGCCGGCACCGCTCGTCGGTCCTGGAATGGCACGGCGGCAACGGCGTGGCCTACGGCTCGCAGGGTCCCGACATCTCCGTGATCCCGGCCATTGCGCTCCGCCAGGTCGAGGTGCTACGAGACGGCGCCGCCGCGCAGTACGGCTCCGACGCCATCGCCGGCGTGATGAACTTCCAGCTCAAGGACGCCCGGTCGGGCGGTTCCGTCGAGCTCAACACTGGAATATACGGCGCCGGCGATGGCGAATCGGCACAGTTCGCCGGCAATGTCGGCCTGCCGGTCGGCGGAAGCGGGTTCGCCAACCTGAGCCTGGAGTACGGGAACAGGAGCCCGACCGACCGGGCCGCGTTGCGGAGAGACGCCATTGCCCTCGTCGCGGCCGGCAACACGCACGTCCGCTCCGAGCATCCCCAGGTCTGGGGCGATCCGGACATCGACGACGACCTGAAGCTGTTCGGCAACTTCGGCCATGCGCTTCCGACGGGCGTGCAGTTCTACGCCCACACGAACTTCGCTCGGAAGACGGTGACCCAGGGCTTCTTTTTCCGGAACCCGAACACGCGACTCGGGGTATTCAGCAACGACGCCGGGCGTACGCTGCTGATCGGGGATGTGCTCGCCGCAAACGGCATGGGCTCGGCCAACTGCCCGACCGTGGCGGTGACTAACCACGTGCCTGACCCGGCGGCGCTGCAACGCGTGTTCGACGATCCGAACTGCTTCTCGTTCCAGGAGATGTTCCCTGGCGGATTCACGCCACAGATGGGCGGCACGGCAACCGACGCGTCGCTCGCCGGCGGCGTCCGCGGTTCCACCGCCGGCGGCTTCAACTGGGACCTGAGCGGCTCGGTCGGCCTGCACGGGAGCAACCTCTTCATCAACAACACGGTCAACGGCTCGCTCGGCCCCGCCTCCCCCACCTCGTTCGACGTCGGCACGAACCGGCAGCGGGAACTCAACCTTCATTTCGATACGTCTGTCGCCGTCACGGACCGGATCAACCTCGCCGCCGGGGCGGAGTGGCGGGACGAGCAGTTCCAGACCATCGAGGGGAACCGGGCAGGATGGCTCGTCGGTCCCTACGCCCGGCAGCGCTTCATGGCCGGCGCCAACGGCTTCTTCGGCTACGGTCCACTCCAGGCGGGCACCTGGAGCCGCTACAACGTGGCCGCCTACGGCGACCTCGAGGTCACCGACCCCGAAGGCGCGTGGACGCTGGGCGGGGCGCTCCGTGTCGAAGACTTCGAGGACTTCGGGACTACGGCGAACGGCAAGGTTTCCGGCCGGTTCGGCTTCGTGCGGGGCAGTGTGAGCAGCGGATTCCGCGCGCCGACCCCAGGCCAGCAAAACGGCTTCAACATCTCGAGCTGGTTCGACCCGACCGTGGGCGACCTGGTCAACAACGCCGTCATTCCGTCGATCTCGGCCGCCGCGCAGCTCCGCGGCGGCCTGCCGCTCGGGCCGGAGCAATCGATCAACTACACCGCCGGCGTCGTGTTCGATACCGGCTCGTTCACGCTCACCGCGGATTACTTCCGCATCGACGTAGCCGATCGGATCGGGATTACGAGCAACTTCTACCTGAGCGACGCGGAGGTCGCGGACCTCGTGGCCGGCGGGTTCGACGCGGCGGAGAGCGTCAGGAACTTCCGGTTCTTCACCAACGCGTTCGCCACCAGTTCACAGGGGCTGGACCTCGTCGCAACCTTCACGCCCCTCGCCCTCCGCGGGAACACCATCATTAGCGCCGCCTTCAACCACACGGACACCGGGGTGACCGACAACGCCAAGGGCCTGCTCGACGACCGGCGGCTCGCCGAGTACGCCTACTCCCTGCCCCGCACCCGCGGGAACGTCGGGGTGACGCAACGCATCGGACCCGCCAACCTGCTCGGCCGCGTCAGTTACTACAGCGGCTGGTACGACTACGACAGCGGCCATGGCGAGATCTTCACGCCCTCCGGGGGCTTGCCCCAGGGCTTCTTCGCGGGCAGCCCGATTGTCGACGTGGAACTGAGCTTCCCTATCGGCCAGGGCACGACGCTCGCCATCGGCGGCCAGAATATCTTCGACACGTACTCGCAGGTATCGGCGATCGCGATGTCCGTCGGCGAGCAGTACAGCGAATACACCCCGTGGGGCTACAGCGGCTCCTACTACTACGTACGCGTCGGCTACGACTGGGGCGGGTAA
- a CDS encoding TonB-dependent receptor has translation MTTCSNSLARFCLVAVVLLWPASAVAQPAGAIEGAVVDANGSPLPGVVVTVTGPGVREERVTGGDGSYVVADLAAGDYVVAAILPGFDTVELPVSVEAGATQTVPVVLQVARRLETVSVVAEEPRIFARNIVAEPMMLQQSNITSVTSVVDNLPGVSIQEGDAYGFDDWSSNVALRGFQVTISEAQIGTTIDGFPNGTSDYFSGAKANRFIDPMNLGGVEVSQGTADIASRSVEALGGTFDYQTDDPAAERTYTASATIGENAGQRLSMRVDSGPLFGGETRAWIAAVRQESTDWVQGSARNEREHVAAKLVSSHGRLDLTSYLSYDTIHEDTYQRLYSEADFRANPRWDRLIGDWPGVPYLNQFYRPGWQTRRNNTFAYVKADWSFSDVTSVNLGAYFHRNRGRGDWLPPYIVDVTDDGGGPESELLGGLPVQGGAELGLIRFVNGMGAAVGPTPGCMSTYVFNYYGSGGPAVDPACHPGATAVQSYRHSHYGKDRLGVTLDEEWFASVGAAGSTLRAGVWYEDSRRDLGRDWHRILDPILSFQWNEHAYWHQYEWDFPQRVFKWYVEETIYAGPFALSGGVKQFLVGVSREDRFGVDPDLAVDSDSDLLFSGGVTYETPVDGLDLFAGYSENFKAISATLLEVPGRSLDLLEPETASNIDVGLQYAAERVALGATWYDIDFENRIFYLGPQTPAGPNYLVPGGGAYFNAGGIDTRGVEFSATVQMPRQTSLYTAFTFNDSAYLGTGDPLVDTNQGIVPGTDVTGVPARLWVVSLDRSGPVGAGLTAKYTSSRRVSLLADWYADEYWLLDAYVSFSGEALSDLLRSTEFSIVANNLLDKAYLSAITENAAWLGAPRTVSMTATVSF, from the coding sequence ATGACGACCTGTTCGAATAGCCTTGCCCGATTCTGCCTTGTTGCGGTCGTGCTGTTATGGCCGGCGTCGGCCGTCGCCCAGCCGGCTGGAGCCATCGAAGGCGCGGTCGTTGACGCGAACGGCAGCCCGTTACCTGGCGTCGTGGTGACGGTGACCGGTCCCGGCGTGCGCGAGGAGCGCGTGACCGGCGGCGACGGCTCCTACGTGGTGGCCGACCTGGCGGCCGGAGACTATGTCGTCGCGGCCATCCTGCCGGGTTTCGACACGGTCGAACTCCCCGTCTCCGTCGAGGCGGGAGCCACGCAAACCGTCCCGGTCGTCCTGCAGGTCGCCCGGCGGCTCGAAACGGTGAGCGTCGTTGCCGAGGAACCCCGGATCTTCGCCCGTAACATCGTCGCCGAGCCAATGATGCTGCAGCAGTCGAACATCACGAGCGTGACGTCGGTCGTGGACAACCTGCCCGGAGTATCGATCCAGGAAGGGGACGCGTACGGGTTCGATGACTGGTCGAGCAACGTTGCGCTGCGCGGTTTCCAGGTGACCATCAGCGAAGCGCAGATCGGCACGACTATCGACGGTTTTCCGAACGGCACGTCCGACTACTTCAGCGGCGCCAAGGCGAACCGGTTCATCGACCCGATGAACCTGGGCGGCGTCGAGGTATCGCAGGGGACCGCGGACATCGCCTCCCGGTCGGTCGAAGCGCTGGGTGGCACCTTCGACTACCAGACGGACGACCCGGCGGCGGAGCGGACCTACACGGCGTCGGCCACGATCGGCGAGAACGCCGGCCAGCGGTTGTCCATGCGGGTCGACAGCGGACCGCTGTTCGGCGGGGAGACGCGCGCCTGGATCGCCGCCGTCCGCCAGGAGTCGACGGACTGGGTGCAGGGTTCCGCGCGGAACGAGCGGGAGCACGTCGCGGCCAAGCTCGTCTCGTCGCACGGACGCCTCGATCTGACGAGCTACCTGTCGTACGACACCATCCATGAGGACACCTACCAGCGGCTTTACAGCGAGGCCGACTTCCGCGCCAACCCCCGCTGGGACCGCCTGATCGGCGACTGGCCGGGCGTGCCGTACCTGAATCAGTTCTACCGGCCCGGCTGGCAGACCCGCCGGAACAACACGTTCGCCTACGTCAAGGCGGATTGGTCTTTCAGCGACGTCACGTCGGTGAACCTGGGCGCCTATTTCCACCGCAACCGGGGCCGGGGCGACTGGTTGCCACCCTATATCGTGGACGTCACGGACGACGGCGGCGGGCCGGAGTCGGAGCTGCTGGGCGGCCTGCCGGTGCAGGGCGGCGCGGAACTCGGACTGATCCGTTTCGTGAATGGCATGGGCGCCGCCGTCGGACCGACCCCCGGCTGCATGTCAACCTACGTCTTCAACTACTACGGCTCGGGCGGTCCGGCCGTAGACCCCGCGTGCCATCCGGGCGCAACGGCAGTGCAGTCGTACCGGCACAGTCACTACGGAAAGGACCGCCTCGGCGTCACCCTGGACGAGGAGTGGTTCGCTTCCGTCGGCGCGGCTGGCAGCACATTGCGCGCCGGTGTGTGGTACGAGGACTCGCGGCGCGACCTCGGCCGGGACTGGCATCGGATATTGGATCCCATCCTCAGCTTCCAGTGGAACGAGCACGCCTACTGGCACCAGTACGAGTGGGACTTCCCGCAACGTGTCTTCAAGTGGTACGTCGAGGAGACGATTTACGCCGGCCCGTTCGCGCTGAGCGGGGGCGTCAAGCAGTTTCTCGTCGGCGTGTCGCGCGAGGATCGGTTCGGGGTCGATCCGGATCTGGCGGTCGACTCCGATTCGGACCTGCTCTTCTCCGGCGGGGTCACGTACGAGACGCCCGTCGATGGCCTCGACCTCTTCGCCGGCTATTCCGAGAACTTCAAGGCGATTAGCGCCACGCTGCTCGAGGTGCCAGGCCGCAGCCTGGACCTCCTCGAGCCGGAGACCGCCTCGAACATCGATGTCGGGCTGCAATATGCAGCGGAGCGGGTGGCGCTGGGCGCGACCTGGTACGACATCGATTTCGAGAACCGGATCTTCTACCTCGGCCCGCAGACGCCCGCCGGTCCCAACTACCTCGTCCCCGGTGGCGGCGCCTACTTCAACGCGGGCGGCATCGATACGAGAGGCGTCGAGTTTTCCGCGACGGTGCAGATGCCGCGTCAGACGTCGTTGTACACGGCCTTCACGTTCAACGACTCGGCATACCTGGGGACCGGCGATCCGCTCGTCGACACGAACCAGGGCATCGTGCCGGGGACCGACGTCACCGGCGTACCGGCCCGCCTCTGGGTCGTCTCGCTCGACCGTAGCGGCCCCGTCGGCGCGGGGTTGACCGCCAAGTACACGTCGTCGCGGCGCGTCAGCCTGCTGGCCGACTGGTACGCGGACGAGTACTGGTTGCTGGATGCCTACGTCAGCTTCTCGGGCGAGGCGTTGAGCGATCTGCTCCGGTCCACCGAGTTCTCGATCGTGGCGAACAACCTGCTCGACAAGGCCTATCTCTCCGCCATCACCGAGAACGCCGCCTGGCTCGGCGCCCCGAGGACCGTTTCGATGACCGCGACGGTCTCGTTCTGA
- the mqnB gene encoding futalosine hydrolase — translation MAVPHTLVLVPTEIERRHLTRHRGFGVDAPCELCGFGPVAAAARARNAIAAHEPERVILVGIAGTFDPGGLPVGTAAVFPSVLMHGVGVGVASFVPAASLGYLHWPRSEGSEADAPEALALARPVPPAAGALLTVCTASATEAEARERRTVFPGVVAEDMEGFAVALACRLAGVPLAIVRGISNAVGDRRFEHWQMPEALDAAQLVAADLLRRPSWSRAA, via the coding sequence ATGGCCGTTCCGCACACCCTGGTGCTGGTCCCGACCGAGATCGAGCGCCGTCACCTCACCCGGCACCGGGGCTTCGGGGTGGATGCGCCGTGCGAGTTGTGCGGCTTCGGGCCGGTGGCGGCGGCGGCGCGAGCCCGGAACGCCATCGCCGCCCACGAGCCGGAGCGCGTCATCCTCGTCGGCATCGCCGGTACGTTCGATCCCGGCGGGCTCCCGGTCGGCACCGCCGCCGTGTTTCCGTCGGTCCTGATGCACGGAGTCGGCGTCGGCGTGGCCTCGTTCGTGCCGGCCGCGTCCCTCGGGTACCTCCACTGGCCTCGAAGCGAGGGCTCGGAGGCCGACGCGCCGGAAGCCCTCGCTCTCGCACGCCCCGTCCCCCCCGCGGCCGGTGCGCTTCTAACCGTGTGCACCGCCTCGGCCACGGAAGCCGAGGCCCGGGAGCGCCGGACGGTGTTCCCCGGCGTAGTGGCCGAGGATATGGAGGGCTTCGCGGTGGCCCTGGCCTGCCGGCTCGCCGGGGTTCCCCTTGCCATCGTGCGCGGCATCTCGAACGCGGTCGGTGACCGACGGTTCGAGCACTGGCAGATGCCGGAAGCGCTCGATGCCGCCCAACTCGTGGCGGCGGACCTGCTGCGACGGCCCAGTTGGAGCCGCGCGGCGTGA
- a CDS encoding 1,4-dihydroxy-6-naphthoate synthase: MEPRGVTPIHLGISTCPNDTFAFHGILERQVDLQGLDFRIELLDVEELNRRLFAGDFDVAKASFHAALFLRDTLGVLPVGSALGFGVGPLLLAARPGAHPRDRVPQPGGASRSARVLCPGAHTTATLLYQLFHAGEGAVEQVVFSDIMPALEGGDADFGVCIHEGRFTWRAHGLALVEDLGAVWEEATAAPLPLGGILARHTLGAETIDAVSAVIRDSLAHGRAHRAETVPTMRRYAQELTDDVMFQHVDLYVNDWTTDLGDTGRAALETLDRQARAAGVAASGGRPLRVY, translated from the coding sequence TTGGAGCCGCGCGGCGTGACGCCGATTCACCTCGGCATCTCCACCTGCCCGAACGATACGTTCGCCTTCCACGGCATTCTGGAACGGCAGGTGGACCTGCAGGGACTCGACTTCCGCATCGAGCTGCTCGACGTCGAAGAGCTGAACCGGAGGCTGTTCGCGGGCGACTTCGACGTCGCGAAGGCGAGCTTTCATGCCGCTCTCTTCCTGCGCGACACGCTCGGCGTGCTGCCGGTCGGCTCGGCTCTCGGCTTCGGCGTGGGCCCCCTGCTGCTCGCGGCGCGTCCCGGCGCCCATCCCCGCGACCGCGTGCCGCAACCGGGCGGCGCCTCGCGATCCGCCCGCGTGCTCTGCCCGGGCGCCCACACCACCGCCACGTTGCTCTACCAGCTCTTTCACGCCGGTGAGGGCGCGGTGGAGCAGGTGGTGTTTTCGGACATCATGCCCGCGCTCGAGGGCGGTGACGCCGACTTCGGCGTCTGTATCCACGAGGGCCGCTTCACCTGGCGCGCGCACGGCCTCGCGCTCGTCGAGGACCTCGGCGCCGTCTGGGAAGAGGCCACGGCGGCGCCACTCCCCCTCGGCGGCATCCTCGCGCGGCACACCCTCGGGGCCGAGACGATCGACGCCGTGAGCGCCGTCATCCGCGACTCGCTGGCACACGGCCGGGCCCATCGCGCCGAGACCGTTCCGACCATGCGCCGCTATGCCCAGGAACTCACCGACGACGTGATGTTCCAGCACGTCGATCTGTACGTGAACGACTGGACCACCGACCTCGGCGACACGGGACGGGCGGCGCTGGAAACCCTGGACCGCCAGGCCCGGGCGGCGGGCGTCGCCGCATCCGGCGGGCGGCCGCTCCGCGTGTACTGA
- a CDS encoding monovalent cation/H(+) antiporter subunit G — protein sequence MPWWDLIVAACLLAGGFFLFVAGLGILRLPDVLIRMHASTKAGTLGVGLVFGAAAFYFRNTAETAIAGLTIVFLLVTAPVAAHAIARAAYRLNVPLSDRTQIDEWKGKYGRNREGPTNGAGATS from the coding sequence ATCCCCTGGTGGGACCTGATCGTCGCCGCGTGCCTTCTGGCCGGAGGCTTCTTCCTCTTCGTCGCCGGACTCGGCATCCTGCGGCTGCCGGACGTGCTCATTCGCATGCACGCCTCCACGAAGGCAGGCACGTTGGGGGTTGGCCTGGTGTTCGGCGCAGCGGCCTTCTACTTCCGGAATACGGCCGAGACCGCAATCGCCGGCCTGACGATCGTCTTTCTGCTGGTGACGGCTCCGGTTGCCGCCCATGCGATTGCGCGCGCGGCGTACCGGCTGAATGTCCCTCTGTCGGACAGGACGCAGATCGACGAGTGGAAGGGGAAGTACGGCCGAAACCGTGAGGGCCCGACCAACGGCGCCGGCGCGACCAGCTGA
- a CDS encoding pH regulation protein F encodes MEHSQIVRWAIDVTTVLTVLGLIFSFVRLVKGPSLPDRVVSIDLITVLAVAIAGLLAITYSEPDFLDIALALALVAFLATVAFAWYAEQHDRATQSRQSTSEGVEEPGGR; translated from the coding sequence GTGGAGCACTCGCAGATCGTCAGATGGGCGATCGACGTCACGACGGTCCTGACCGTGCTGGGACTGATCTTCTCGTTTGTGCGGCTTGTAAAGGGGCCGAGCCTGCCGGATCGCGTCGTATCGATTGACCTCATCACGGTGCTGGCGGTCGCCATCGCGGGCCTCCTGGCGATCACTTACAGCGAGCCGGACTTTCTCGACATCGCCTTGGCGCTGGCGCTGGTGGCCTTTCTGGCGACGGTCGCCTTCGCCTGGTACGCCGAGCAGCACGACCGAGCTACTCAATCGCGTCAGAGCACCAGCGAAGGGGTGGAGGAACCCGGTGGCCGGTGA
- a CDS encoding sodium:proton antiporter encodes MKLFQMNLLLAGGWCALFGTFDLGTFLWGFLLAFAALSLSSPMLGQTAYFKRVLLAARLGAYFLYELTVSSFQVAWDVITPSHGSSPGIIAVPLDIEEPIQITVLANLISLTPGSLSLDVSPDGKTLYVHEMFVDDPDETRRRIKTGFERLVREAMQ; translated from the coding sequence ATGAAGCTCTTCCAGATGAACCTGCTGCTCGCCGGCGGCTGGTGCGCGTTGTTCGGAACCTTCGACCTGGGGACTTTCCTCTGGGGCTTTCTCCTGGCGTTCGCGGCCTTGAGCCTGTCGAGCCCCATGCTCGGGCAGACCGCCTACTTCAAGCGCGTGCTGCTGGCGGCCCGTCTGGGAGCCTATTTCCTGTATGAGCTCACGGTCTCGAGCTTCCAGGTCGCCTGGGACGTGATCACGCCCTCGCACGGATCTAGCCCGGGCATCATCGCCGTGCCGCTGGACATAGAGGAGCCGATACAGATCACGGTGCTGGCGAATCTCATCTCATTGACGCCCGGGTCGCTGAGCCTCGACGTAAGCCCTGACGGGAAGACGCTCTACGTGCACGAGATGTTCGTCGACGATCCGGACGAGACGCGCAGGAGGATCAAGACGGGTTTCGAACGCCTGGTCCGGGAGGCCATGCAGTGA
- a CDS encoding Na+/H+ antiporter subunit D: protein MNWLLICPIVIPLAAAVVGFAGRGSERMQRAVSLAGAIGLSGAAAGLLSTVWRDGIVSVQIGGWPAPYGITLVADHLSAAMVAVTALIGLATVIYAFGDVRPGRLSHALHPLLHALLAGVCGAFLAGDIFNLYVWFEIMLIASLALLVLGGTPAQLDGAVRYAALSLIATTLLLSGIGLLYGLTGTLNMADLHLRVQEVENQGLLTLVAMVFIIAFGLKSAVFPLFFWLPASYHTPQTAVSAVFSGLLTKVGVYALMRFFTLIFRDDVGYTHELLLWVAGLTMVTGVLGAASQNELRRILSFHIISQIGYMILGLALFTTLGLLGGIFYVIHHIIVKANLFFVSGAVNRLAGSTDLKTLGGLYRDRPLLATLFFVPAFSLAGFPPLSGFWAKLLLIRASVESDEFILAGVALVVGLLTVFSMTKIWLNAFWKARPDEAGPMPSFPPRRRWLLLAPIATLATITLVIGLYARPLYVLAERAATELMDPSIYVEAVLDRGGVAETARGYGDGAE, encoded by the coding sequence TTGAACTGGCTGCTGATCTGTCCGATCGTGATTCCGTTGGCCGCTGCCGTAGTCGGCTTCGCGGGCCGCGGCAGCGAGAGGATGCAGAGAGCCGTGAGCCTGGCCGGCGCCATCGGCCTGTCGGGGGCGGCTGCGGGCCTGCTGTCGACGGTGTGGCGCGACGGTATCGTTTCGGTCCAGATCGGCGGGTGGCCGGCCCCCTACGGCATCACCCTGGTCGCGGACCACCTGAGCGCGGCGATGGTCGCGGTCACCGCCCTGATCGGGCTGGCCACCGTCATCTACGCCTTCGGAGACGTCCGCCCCGGCCGACTCTCCCATGCTCTGCATCCCTTGCTGCATGCCCTGCTGGCCGGCGTGTGCGGCGCGTTCCTGGCGGGAGACATCTTCAATCTCTACGTCTGGTTCGAGATCATGCTCATCGCCTCGCTGGCCCTGCTGGTACTGGGCGGAACGCCGGCGCAACTGGACGGCGCCGTGCGCTACGCGGCCTTGAGCCTGATCGCGACCACACTGCTGCTCAGCGGCATCGGCCTGCTGTACGGGTTGACGGGCACGCTCAACATGGCGGACCTGCACCTGCGCGTGCAGGAGGTCGAGAACCAGGGGTTGCTCACCCTGGTCGCCATGGTGTTCATCATCGCGTTCGGCCTGAAGTCGGCGGTATTCCCGCTCTTCTTCTGGCTTCCGGCCAGCTATCACACGCCGCAGACCGCGGTTTCAGCCGTTTTCTCCGGCCTGCTGACGAAGGTGGGCGTCTACGCCCTGATGCGGTTCTTCACGCTGATCTTCCGGGACGACGTGGGGTACACGCATGAGCTGCTGCTCTGGGTGGCAGGCCTGACCATGGTCACCGGTGTCCTTGGAGCCGCCTCGCAGAACGAGTTGAGACGCATTCTGTCGTTCCACATCATCAGCCAGATCGGCTACATGATCCTGGGCCTCGCGCTCTTCACAACGCTCGGGTTGCTGGGCGGCATCTTTTACGTCATCCACCACATCATCGTGAAGGCGAACCTTTTCTTCGTTTCGGGCGCCGTGAATCGGCTGGCCGGATCCACCGACCTCAAGACGCTCGGAGGGCTCTACCGCGACAGGCCGCTGCTCGCGACGCTGTTCTTCGTACCGGCGTTCTCGCTGGCCGGCTTCCCGCCGCTATCCGGCTTCTGGGCGAAACTGCTGCTAATCCGGGCCTCGGTCGAGAGCGATGAATTCATCCTCGCGGGAGTGGCGCTGGTCGTGGGTTTGCTGACGGTCTTTTCGATGACCAAGATCTGGCTCAACGCCTTCTGGAAGGCTCGCCCGGACGAGGCCGGGCCGATGCCCTCGTTCCCGCCCCGGCGGCGGTGGCTGCTGCTGGCTCCCATTGCGACCCTGGCGACCATCACCCTCGTAATCGGTCTCTACGCCCGGCCTCTCTACGTGCTGGCGGAACGCGCCGCCACCGAGCTGATGGACCCGTCGATCTACGTCGAGGCCGTGCTCGACCGGGGCGGTGTCGCGGAAACCGCGCGCGGTTACGGAGACGGCGCGGAATGA
- a CDS encoding Na+/H+ antiporter subunit C encodes MEPVIAVLVGVLMAATVYLMLSRNFVRFIFGLALLSHAANLVIFASGGMTRARPPLIAPGESAPLTDISNPVPQALILTAIVISFSLLTFALVLAFRTYQELETVDTDHMRAAEPSSADAGADAGQRAAD; translated from the coding sequence ATGGAACCAGTCATCGCGGTGTTGGTCGGCGTCCTGATGGCGGCAACCGTCTACCTGATGCTCAGCCGTAACTTCGTGCGCTTCATCTTCGGGCTGGCGCTGCTTTCCCATGCCGCCAACCTGGTGATCTTCGCCAGCGGGGGCATGACCCGGGCCAGGCCGCCGCTGATTGCGCCGGGAGAATCCGCGCCCCTCACCGACATCTCGAACCCCGTGCCCCAGGCGTTGATTCTGACCGCGATCGTGATCTCCTTCAGTTTGCTCACGTTCGCCCTGGTGCTCGCCTTCCGGACCTATCAGGAGCTGGAAACCGTGGACACCGACCACATGCGGGCCGCGGAACCTTCCTCGGCGGACGCCGGGGCAGATGCGGGGCAGAGGGCGGCAGATTGA